One Ananas comosus cultivar F153 linkage group 23, ASM154086v1, whole genome shotgun sequence genomic window carries:
- the LOC109728384 gene encoding myc-associated zinc finger protein-like, protein MNSGIPSDVAAEEAVEACSRIQEMAFRIITIASVVYPSSSSPPPPPTVAPAPLIVSSSPAGANSCFAVGRLPCGSSTLAATTSSPSTSATPSPPPPSSTPTATPPTSAICTTSSSSSASTSGVNVLGTCLLAKPAGGTAFEVDRGQKLIFKVKIWWAGLMRGAVSIALAYNKFTRAIYTQLPSNAVMITSTITVVLFGTIAMVGESKKSIVTS, encoded by the exons AtgaattccggaatccctagtgatGTGGCCGCAGAAGAGGCGGTGGAAGCTTGCAGCAGAATACAAGAGATGGCATTTAGAATCATAACTatag CCTCAGTTGTTTACCCATCTTCGTCgtcccctccgcctccgccaacTGTGGCTCCAGCACCCCTCATCGTCTCGTCCTCCCCTGCGGGCGCCAACAGTTGCTTCGCCGTGGGCCGCCTCCCCTGCGGCTCCAGCACCCTTGCGGCAACCACATCGTCGCCCTCCACGTCCGCAACCCCCTCGCCGCCTCCACCCTCCTCTACTCCCACGGCAACGCCGCCGACCTCGGCCATATGTACGACCTCTTCCTCGAGCTCAGCATCCACCTCCGGCGTCAACGTCCTCGG GACCTGCCTTCTAGCTAAACCCGCTGGTGGAACCGCCTTTGAGGTTGACCGCGGCCAGAAGCTCATCTTCAAG GTCAAAATTTGGTGGGCTGGTCTTATGAGAGGAGCTGTATCCATTGCACTTGCTTACAATAAG TTTACTAGAGCTATTTATACCCAACTGCCTAGCAACGCTGTGATGATCACCAGCACAATAACAGTTGTTCTCTTTGGCACAATT GCAATGGTAGGAGAAAGCAAGAAGTCCATAGTAACAAGTTAA
- the LOC109728271 gene encoding uncharacterized protein LOC109728271 isoform X2, which translates to MGFEGAEKGGVEGGGGEEVEKAESSCSICLEAVEFEGGRSTARLQCGHEFHLDCIGSAFNAKGLMQCPNCRKVEKGNWRFANGYRPPPDVNIDEWTNDEDLYDPGYSEIPFPWIHSGRVGQAPPVLESSEWDWESPLPVNFHEHVATSGATDHPCPYETYILQPSSSSSSTTISSSNSHHSSERDGHAYFNQWTQMPRAADVHPSDFHYNEAMSGRRFGSDDLARPGPFVHPGYFSNGSRSTAATAIPPVHQYARSRGNINENYPHQSNIFNINIRLSGGSLFLPSIGPLLPPPPLLPPPPPPPFGEFIPFRLFPPTDSSRPRALESEGLRGREFYTWEGDHFAPYPLTPIDRETSRTPSDAATDSHHGSPFRQQSGLDRSSSSRSRSESSYNHQSIRHPRMQSFM; encoded by the exons ATGGGGTTCGAGGGAGCGGAGAAGGGGGGAGtcgagggaggcggcggagaggaGGTGGAGAAGGCGGAGTCGTCGTGCTCGATTTGCCTCGAGGCGGTGGAGTTTGAAGGGGGCCGATCCACCGCGAGGCTCCAATGCGGGCACGAATTCCACCTAG ATTGCATAGGTTCAGCATTTAATGCTAAAGGTTTGATGCAATGCCCTAATTGTCGAAAAGTTGAGAAAGGTAACTGGCGTTTTGCAAATGGCTATCGCCCACCGCCAGATGTTAACATTGACGAATGGACGAATGATGAAGACCTATATGACCCTGGTTACTCAGAAATA CCATTTCCCTGGATTCATTCAGGTAGAGTAGGCCAGGCTCCGCCAGTGTTGGA GAGCAGTGAATGGGACTGGGAATCACCCCTACCAGTTAATT TTCATGAACATGTAGCAACATCAGGAGCAACAGATCATCCATGCCCATATGAGACTTACATTCTCcaaccatcatcatcatcatcttcaacAACTATATCATCATCAAATTCCCATCACAGTTCTGAAAGAGATGGTCACGCATATTTCAATCAGTGGACTCAGATGCCCAGAGCAGCAGATGTACATCCAAGTGATTTCCATTATAATG AAGCGATGAGCGGCAGGAGGTTTGGTTCAGATGATCTTGCAAGGCCTGGACCGTTTGTCCATCCAGGATATTTTAGTAATGG ATCAAGATCTACAGCGGCCACCGCCATTCCGCCGGTTCACCAATACGCAAGGTCCCGCGGCAACATCAACGAAAACTATCCGCACCAGTCGAACATCTTCAACATTAATATACGCCTATCCGGAGGATCGTTGTTTTTGCCTTCAATAGGCCcattgctgccgccgccgccgctgcttcctccgccgccgccgccgccttttGGAGAGTTCATTCCCTTTCGCCTGTTCCCGCCGACTGATTCGTCACGCCCACGTGCCCTAGAATCCGAGGGTCTCAGAGGGAGAGAGTTCTACACTTGGGAGGGAGATCACTTTGCACCGTACCCGTTGACACCGATTGATCGCGAGACAAGTCGGACTCCATCGGATGCCGCGACCGATTCCCACCATGGATCCCCATTCAGGCAACAGAGCGGCCTCGACAGATCATCATCCTCACGAAGTCGTTCAGAGAGCTCGTATAATCATCAGTCGATACGCCATCCTCGCATGCAGTCTTTTATGTGA
- the LOC109728271 gene encoding uncharacterized protein LOC109728271 isoform X1, which translates to MGFEGAEKGGVEGGGGEEVEKAESSCSICLEAVEFEGGRSTARLQCGHEFHLDCIGSAFNAKGLMQCPNCRKVEKGNWRFANGYRPPPDVNIDEWTNDEDLYDPGYSEIPFPWIHSGRVGQAPPVLESSEWDWESPLPVNFHEHVATSGATDHPCPYETYILQPSSSSSSTTISSSNSHHSSERDGHAYFNQWTQMPRAADVHPSDFHYNAVYSEAMSGRRFGSDDLARPGPFVHPGYFSNGSRSTAATAIPPVHQYARSRGNINENYPHQSNIFNINIRLSGGSLFLPSIGPLLPPPPLLPPPPPPPFGEFIPFRLFPPTDSSRPRALESEGLRGREFYTWEGDHFAPYPLTPIDRETSRTPSDAATDSHHGSPFRQQSGLDRSSSSRSRSESSYNHQSIRHPRMQSFM; encoded by the exons ATGGGGTTCGAGGGAGCGGAGAAGGGGGGAGtcgagggaggcggcggagaggaGGTGGAGAAGGCGGAGTCGTCGTGCTCGATTTGCCTCGAGGCGGTGGAGTTTGAAGGGGGCCGATCCACCGCGAGGCTCCAATGCGGGCACGAATTCCACCTAG ATTGCATAGGTTCAGCATTTAATGCTAAAGGTTTGATGCAATGCCCTAATTGTCGAAAAGTTGAGAAAGGTAACTGGCGTTTTGCAAATGGCTATCGCCCACCGCCAGATGTTAACATTGACGAATGGACGAATGATGAAGACCTATATGACCCTGGTTACTCAGAAATA CCATTTCCCTGGATTCATTCAGGTAGAGTAGGCCAGGCTCCGCCAGTGTTGGA GAGCAGTGAATGGGACTGGGAATCACCCCTACCAGTTAATT TTCATGAACATGTAGCAACATCAGGAGCAACAGATCATCCATGCCCATATGAGACTTACATTCTCcaaccatcatcatcatcatcttcaacAACTATATCATCATCAAATTCCCATCACAGTTCTGAAAGAGATGGTCACGCATATTTCAATCAGTGGACTCAGATGCCCAGAGCAGCAGATGTACATCCAAGTGATTTCCATTATAATG CTGTGTATTCAGAAGCGATGAGCGGCAGGAGGTTTGGTTCAGATGATCTTGCAAGGCCTGGACCGTTTGTCCATCCAGGATATTTTAGTAATGG ATCAAGATCTACAGCGGCCACCGCCATTCCGCCGGTTCACCAATACGCAAGGTCCCGCGGCAACATCAACGAAAACTATCCGCACCAGTCGAACATCTTCAACATTAATATACGCCTATCCGGAGGATCGTTGTTTTTGCCTTCAATAGGCCcattgctgccgccgccgccgctgcttcctccgccgccgccgccgccttttGGAGAGTTCATTCCCTTTCGCCTGTTCCCGCCGACTGATTCGTCACGCCCACGTGCCCTAGAATCCGAGGGTCTCAGAGGGAGAGAGTTCTACACTTGGGAGGGAGATCACTTTGCACCGTACCCGTTGACACCGATTGATCGCGAGACAAGTCGGACTCCATCGGATGCCGCGACCGATTCCCACCATGGATCCCCATTCAGGCAACAGAGCGGCCTCGACAGATCATCATCCTCACGAAGTCGTTCAGAGAGCTCGTATAATCATCAGTCGATACGCCATCCTCGCATGCAGTCTTTTATGTGA